The DNA sequence ATTAATTAATGTTGCAAGAACTATTTATGTTTCAACTACAAGATTTAACAATGTTCTTATACTTACAAGGTTCCCATAATTTTACTTGTAGCATACTGGGATTGATTTGTTGGAAATAATCTTGCTGTTCCGAAATCCGAAATTTTAGGATTCATTTGTTCATCTAGCAAAATATTACCGACTTTGAGATCGCGATGAATAACTCGAAGTTGAGAATCTTGATGAAGGTAAAGAATTCCTCGAGCTATGCCCACTATGATTTTGTAGCGTGTGTTCCAATCCATTAGTAAACGCTTCTCTTGATCTGCAAATTGTCTAGGGATgcttaaaaaaaggaaaatacagTAGCTAATTATCAAAACATcactaaataaattaacttCAGGAATACCATATATGAAATGGTCGAGACTTGAATTTGTAAGAAATTCATAAATGAGAAGCCTTTCATTTCTTTCAAAACAGAATCCCAATAGCCTAACCAAATTCCTGTGTTGAAGTCTGGCCACTAACATGACTTCGTTCTTAAAATCAACTTCTCCTTGCTTAGATTTTCTTGCTAGCCTCTTTATAGCTACGACTTGGCCATCTGGAAGCACACCCTGAGCCATAATCATTGAAAAAAacgaaagaaagagatgaaaataaaattgaatcatGGAATTTTGCTTAGTAAACATTAATTTTCATACGTTGTGGCTAAATGATTACCTTGTAAACAGCACCGAATCCACCTTGTCCGAGCTTATTATTATCAGAGAAGTCGTTTGTTGCAAGTCTGATAGTCTCAAAATTGAATTTCAGGCACTCTGTGCTACTAATTTCTTCCAAATCTTCACAAAATCAACAAATTTCTTAGTTTTTCTCCCTTCAAATCAAACAGAGACCAAGGTTAATTACATAGAACAACGATGATAACTTACTTTCGGTCTTTTTCTTACAGCTCCTATAATAGAAAAAGCTGCAAGCGAGGCCAACAAGTGCTGCGAAGAAACTTGTAGGAACAGTGATGATTACAACAGTTCGAGCTGCTGTAGCTCCGTTATCTGTCCAGGCCAgatataaaaatttcatatggatatatatatatatatatatatatatatagatatatatgcttcactcaaaaattgaaatataatgGAAAGAAATGATGAAACAAAAGCTTACCTTTGGTGGTGGTGTTATTGGCTGGTGGAGGAAAAATACTGAGTGGCGGAGGAGGCGGCGGCGAAGGTGAAAGAGTTGGAGCATCAGCAATAGAATTATAAAATGGATACAATTCCCATCGGAAAATACAGCTAGGTTTATTAACATAACCTCCTTGTTTCCCATAGCAACAAGATCGATAATATCCCACAGTCTCTCGTAGGCAATAGCTGCAATTACGCTCGGAAATATCAGGAGTGCACTGCATCAATGCGTATATTTTCTGAGTGGGTGTTAAATTTGCTTCTTCAGTAGCAAATTTAACCTTAGAAGATCCCCTGGAAGCTCTTGCTACCATACGACACTACAAGAATCAGGAAAATCACCAACGGTAATTTCCGTTGGTGAGCGTTGAAAATCCATTAGTGGAACATTTCACTAACGGATTTGTGACGGATTCATTCTGTCTGGAAAATCCTCGTTGGTAAATTAttcaccaacggaaatttctATCCGTTGATGACACTAACGGATCACCAACGAaaatttccgttggtgacaCCAACGGATCActaacggaaatttccgttggtgtCATTAACGGAAATTTCCGATGGTGACACtaacggatcaccaacggaaatttccgttggtgacaCCAACGGATCAttaacggaaatttccgttggtgtCATTAACGGAAATTTCCGATGGTGACACtaacggatcaccaacggaaatttccgttggtgacaCCAATGGAAATTCCGTTGGTGACACCAATGGAAATTCCGTTGGTAATCCGTTGGTGATCCATAAAATTGCAAACCcgtttatttttatacattattATGTATTCCCGGTAACGTTACTTGGCCTCCTAAATCTGGCAATCAATAACTATGAAGATAAACTCTAATTTGTAGACATCAAAGTAACTCCTGGTTATTCTTAAAACCCTGAAATTATCTTGAATGAAAGCATTTATATTCAGAATCAATTCAACAATGAGAATAAATAAAAAGCTAGGTTCATTATGTTACAGGCTAGCTTGAGATGTCATCTCATCAGTTATCTTCTACATCAAACCAGAAATAAACACAAGTTCGAGAACATATGACTCGAACTCGCTGCAAAGCCAGCTTCCCACTTGTAACAACAGCCTTGGAACCCCCTTCTATCCGAGTTTGAGAAACAGAAACACCATCACAACTAGTCTTCACAGAGGAGGAGAAAATCTCACTCCCCCAGCTGTAGTCACGATTGGGCATGAGAGATAGTCCAAAGGGTTTGACTCACATTGAAGGATGCAGCCATCTATAGTTAGCCTTCCACTTCTATGAAGCAAGCAACAACCAAGCTCTGCCTTCACTGTTAGGTTCGCCAATTTGCAAGTGGACAGGAACTCCAATGCACTGCAAAAACAATAACAACAGTACCAATTATGTCTTGTGATGGAAATTAAAGGATAGTGACCTGTAGGAGTCTACTCTAAGATGTTGGAGAACGAAATTTTGCAGTGAAGAGCTAGGCATGGAAATCTGTAAATCTTTATCAGTCTGATAAACCAAGCAGCAGACAACCACATCT is a window from the Manihot esculenta cultivar AM560-2 chromosome 16, M.esculenta_v8, whole genome shotgun sequence genome containing:
- the LOC110607201 gene encoding LOW QUALITY PROTEIN: cysteine-rich receptor-like protein kinase 29 (The sequence of the model RefSeq protein was modified relative to this genomic sequence to represent the inferred CDS: deleted 1 base in 1 codon), whose protein sequence is CEDLEEISSTECLKFNFETIRLATNDFSDNNKLGQGGFGAVYKGVLPDGQVVAIKRLARKSKQGEVDFKNEVMLVARLQHRNLVRLLGFCFERNERLLIYEFLTNSSLDHFIYDQEKRLLMDWNTRYKIIVGIARGILYLHQDSQLRVIHRDLKVGNILLDEQMNPKISDFGTARLFPTNQSQYATSKIMGTFGYMAPEYVFHGIVSAKSDIFSFGVLILEIISGQSINKFRNDEGEGEGNLLTYAWKNWNAGTASKIIDPVLVGAASTNEILRCVQIGLLCIQEDAAKRPTTMASVILMLDSCSAILSELSRPAYFLHGQKGPITIGTQSKSRSAQPSANQCSIAEMEPR
- the LOC122722133 gene encoding putative cysteine-rich receptor-like protein kinase 35, producing MTPTEISVNDPLVSPTEISVGDPLVSPSEISVNDTNGNFPRASRGSSKVKFATEEANLTPTQKIYALMQCTPDISERNCSYCLRETVGYYRSCCYGKQGGYVNKPSCIFRWELYPFYNSIADAPTLSPSPPPPPPLSIFPPPANNTTTKDNGATAARTVVIITVPTSFFAALVGLACSFFYYRSCKKKTESKLSSLFYVINLGLCLI